In the Brassica napus cultivar Da-Ae chromosome A7, Da-Ae, whole genome shotgun sequence genome, one interval contains:
- the LOC111211798 gene encoding lipoxygenase 2, chloroplastic-like, whose translation MFCKEASSGLQTLNIAKNLSSEFTKPSALINPLSAGHRYKLCPRPNLRGRCTVTASKFDFDWIAKERVKKIKVKGIITAKQGLLPSVGFTDLLGISLLVELISAETDPRTLMEKDPVKDHARRLVIDAHGEDQYECVFDMPEDFGAVGAIRVLNEAHREIFLKEMKLELPDGPVTFTCNSWVASKSEDPTKRTFFSNKSYLPLQTPEPLKQLRKEELETLQGKNRKHSGEFEKFERVYDYDMYNDVGDPEKDPELARPVIGGLSHPYPRRCKTGRKPSRKYPSIETRKGEFYVPRDEEFTTIKGATFTGKAVLAALPAVFPQIEAALVDPNMPFPHFKSIEDLFEEGIELPKDAGLFPMIPRLVKAAAEADDILQFESPILLDKDRFSWIRDDEFARQTLAGLNPYCIQLVQEWPLKSKLDPAVYGDPNSLITSEIVEREIKGVMSFDEALENKRLFMLDYHDLLLPYVNKVRELDDSTLYASRALFFLSDDSTLRPVAIELTRPQDVNKPQWRQVFTPGYDATSCWLWSLAKTHAISHDAGYHQLISHWLRTHCCMEPYIIAANRQLSAMHPIYRLLHPHFRYTMEINARARQSLVNAGGIIESCFWPGKYSLELSSDVYDKLWRFDREGLPADLISRGLAVEDETAEHGVRLTIPDYPFANDGLMLWDALKEWVTDYVKHYYPDAEQVRSDEELKEWWNEVKNIGHGDKKNEPWWPDLKTQDDLIGVVTTIAWVASGHHAAVNFGQYGYGGYFPNRPTTARTKMPVEEPTEEVLKEFYDEPEKTMLKTFPSKKQATKVMLTLDLLSAHSPDEEYLGENPEASWAHEPIIYAAYERFKGKLQYLEGVIDERNVNVSLKNRTGAGVVKYELLKPISEPGVTGMGVPYSVSI comes from the exons ATGTTTTGTAAAGAGGCGTCGTCCGGTCTCCAGACCTTAAACATAGCAAAGAATCTCAGCTCTGAGTTCACTAAACCATCAGCACTCATCAACCCCCTCTCGGCAGGACATCGGTACAAGCTGTGTCCTCGTCCAAACCTGAGAGGACGGTGTACGGTCACAGCCTCAAAGTTTGATTTTGATTGGATAGCGAAAGAAAGAGTTAAGAAAATCAAAGTGAAGGGAATTATAACAGCCAAACAAGGCTTGTTACCTTCCGTTGGCTTCACCGATTTGCTCGGAATATCACTGCTCGTCGAGCTTATTAGCGCCGAGACTGACCCCC GGACGCTTATGGAGAAGGATCCGGTGAAGGATCACGCACGACGTTTAGTGATTGATGCACATGGTGAGGATCAGTACGAGTGTGTGTTTGACATGCCCGAAGACTTTGGAGCGGTGGGTGCCATCAGAGTTTTAAACGAGGCCCATAGAGAGATATTCCTCAAGGAAATGAAGCTTGAGCTACCTGACGGCCCCGTTACCTTTACATGTAACTCGTGGGTGGCCTCCAAGTCCGAAGACCCAACCAAGCGGACGTTCTTCTCAAACAAGTCCTACTTGCCTCTCCAAACTCCCGAGCCTCTTAAACAGCTGCGAAAAGAGGAGCTGGAGACCTTGCAAGGCAAGAACCGTAAGCATTCTGGTGAATTCGAAAAGTTCGAGCGGGTTTACGATTATGACATGTACAACGATGTGGGTGATCCTGAAAAAGATCCAGAACTTGCCCGTCCAGTTATTGGAGGCCTCTCTCACCCATACCCAAGGCGGTGCAAGACTGGTCGCAAACCAAGCCGCAAATACCCCTCCATTGAGACACGCAAAGGGGAATTTTATGTCCCCAGAGACGAGGAGTTCACAACAATCAAGGGCGCTACATTCACGGGCAAGGCTGTCTTGGCGGCTCTTCCTGCTGTGTTCCCACAGATTGAAGCTGCTTTGGTGGATCCCAACATGCCCTTCCCACACTTCAAGTCCATAGAAGATCTCTTTGAAGAAGGCATCGAGCTTCCCAAGGATGCTGGCCTTTTTCCTATGATTCCCAGACTTGTCAAAGCTGCTGCTGAAGCTGATGATATTCTCCAGTTTGAATCCCCTATTCTCCTTGACA AGGATAGATTTTCATGGATCCGAGACGACGAGTTTGCTCGCCAGACACTTGCTGGCCTTAATCCCTATTGCATTCAGCTAGTTCAA GAGTGGCCGTTAAAAAGCAAACTAGACCCTGCGGTTTATGGTGATCCCAACTCACTCATTACTAGTGAGATTGTGGAAAGAGAAATCAAAGGAGTCATGTCATTTGATGag GCTCTGGAGAACAAGAGATTGTTCATGTTGGACTATCATGATTTGCTTCTGCCGTATGTGAACAAAGTGAGAGAGTTGGATGATAGCACCTTATATGCTTCTCGAGCGCTATTCTTCCTCAGCGATGATAGCACACTGAGACCTGTTGCCATTGAGTTGACTCGTCCCCAAGATGTAAACAAGCCCCAATGGAGGCAGGTATTCACGCCAGGCTATGATGCTACCTCCTGCTGGCTATGGAGTCTTGCTAAGACTCACGCTATTTCTCATGACGCTGGTTATCACCAGCTTATTTCCCACTG GCTGAGGACTCATTGCTGTATGGAGCCATATATTATAGCGGCAAACAGACAACTAAGTGCCATGCATCCTATTTATAGGCTTTTGCATCCCCATTTCCGCTACACAATGGAGATCAATGCTCGTGCACGCCAAAGTCTCGTCAACGCAGGTGGAATCATTGAGTCGTGTTTCTGGCCCGGAAAATATTCATTAGAGCTGAGTTCAGATGTCTATGATAAACTATGGAGGTTTGACAGGGAAGGCTTACCTGCAGACCTCATCAGCAG GGGGCTGGCTGTGGAAGACGAGACAGCGGAACATGGGGTACGCCTGACGATACCAGATTACCCATTTGCGAATGACGGTCTAATGCTGTGGGATGCACTTAAGGAATGGGTAACAGACTATGTGAAGCACTATTATCCAGATGCGGAACAGGTCAGGTCGGATGAGGAACTCAAAGAATGGTGGAATGAAGTGAAGAACATAGGGCATGGAGACAAGAAAAATGAACCATGGTGGCCTGATCTCAAAACCCAAGATGACTTGATTGGCGTGGTGACTACGATTGCATGGGTGGCTTCAGGTCACCATGCAGCTGTAAACTTTGGACAGTACGGGTATGGTGGATACTTTCCCAACCGACCAACCACAGCAAGAACCAAAATGCCAGTGGAAGAGCCGACAGAGGAAGTGCTAAAAGAGTTCTATGACGAGCCAGAGAAGACCATGCTTAAGACATTCCCGTCGAAGAAGCAGGCGACCAAAGTGATGTTGACTTTGGATCTTCTATCTGCACATTCACCAGATGAAGAGTACCTAGGAGAAAACCCAGAAGCATCTTGGGCCCACGAACCTATCATCTATGCTGCATATGAACGATTCAAAGGCAAGCTCCAATACCTAGAAGGAGTGATAGATGAGAGGAACGTGAATGTTTCTCTAAAGAATCGAACTGGAGCAGGTGTTGTTAAGTACGAGCTTTTAAAGCCTATCTCTGAACCAGGCGTTACTGGGATGGGTGTTCCCTACAGTGTGTCTATTTGA